A DNA window from Ornithobacterium rhinotracheale DSM 15997 contains the following coding sequences:
- the rpsU gene encoding 30S ribosomal protein S21 yields MLIVPVKDGESIERALKRYKRKYDRTRIVKELRERQQFTKPSVLRRQEIIRASYKQKMQSKNEL; encoded by the coding sequence ATGTTAATAGTACCTGTAAAAGACGGCGAGTCTATCGAAAGAGCGTTGAAACGCTACAAAAGAAAATACGACAGAACAAGAATCGTTAAAGAACTTAGAGAAAGACAACAGTTCACTAAACCTTCAGTTCTAAGACGTCAAGAAATTATTCGTGCTTCTTACAAGCAGAAAATGCAGTCTAAAAACGAATTATAA